A genomic window from Vitis riparia cultivar Riparia Gloire de Montpellier isolate 1030 chromosome 18, EGFV_Vit.rip_1.0, whole genome shotgun sequence includes:
- the LOC117907015 gene encoding protein PLASTID MOVEMENT IMPAIRED 1 has translation MAEETNPRNSSTQLLAELEELSQSLYQSHTARRTASLALPRSSVPPISSADEAKNEEKSSTRGRSRRMSLSPWRSRPKLDDGNGQKDQPKPLSQQPITKLNEKAASAEKKGIWNWKPIRALSHIGMQKLSCLFSVEVVTVQGLPASMNGLRLSVCVRKKETKEGAVHTMPSRVSQGAADFEETMFLKCHVYCSYDSGKQQKFEPRPFLIYVFAVDAQELDFGRSLVDLSLLIQESIEKSAEGTRVRQWDMSFNLSGKAKGGELVLKLGFQIMEKDGGVGIYSQSEGLKSGKSKNFSSSFGRKQSKSSFSIPSPRMSSRSETWTPSQGGAPGDLQGIDDLNLDEPAPVPSTSPSIQKSEETESKIEDLDVLDFDVVDKGVEIQDKEEAGEGEMEERVDERSVSSEVVKEVVHDQVHLTRLTELDSIAQQIKALESMMGGEKLNKTEEETDVPRLDADEETVTREFLQMLEAEDDNELRFNQSDIPPLKLEGVEDSTEADTMVFLPDLGKGLGCVVQTRDGGYLAAMNPLDTAVTRKDTPKLAMQLSKALVLTSHKSMNGFELFQKMAATGLEELSSEILSSMPLDELIGKTAEQIAFEGIASAIILGRNKEGASSSAARTVAAVKTMATAMNTGRRERISTGIWNVNEDPLTVDEILAFSMQKIEAMAVEALKIQADMAEEDAPFEVSSLVGKTATTSGKDQNHPLASAIPLEEWMKNSSLNTSDGESESQTTLTLTVVVQLRDPVRRFESVGGPVIVLIHATHADVKPKTYDEDKRFKVASLHIGGLKVKKGGKRNVWDTEKQTLTAMQWLLAFGLGKAGKKGKHVPSKSQDILWSISSRVMADMWLKSMRNPDIKFTK, from the coding sequence ATGGCAGAAGAAACAAACCCAAGGAATTCCAGCACCCAGCTCTTAGCAGAACTGGAAGAGCTCAGTCAGTCCCTCTACCAGTCCCACACTGCTCGAAGAACTGCCTCCCTTGCTCTCCCTCGAAGCTCAGTTCCCCCAATATCATCCGCTGATGAAGCCAAAAATGAGGAGAAATCCAGCACCAGGGGGCGATCCAGGCGCATGTCTCTCTCACCATGGCGGTCTAGGCCAAAGCTCGATGATGGAAATGGGCAGAAGGATCAGCCAAAGCCTTTGAGCCAGCAACCCATCACGAAGTTGAATGAAAAGGCAGCTTCAGCAGAGAAGAAAGGAATTTGGAACTGGAAGCCAATTCGAGCCCTTTCGCACATTGGGATGCAGAAGCTGAGCTGTTTGTTCTCTGTTGAAGTTGTCACTGTCCAAGGACTTCCAGCTTCTATGAACGGACTCCGGCTTTCAGTTTGTGTTAGGAAGAAGGAAACCAAGGAAGGAGCAGTTCACACAATGCCATCAAGAGTTTCACAGGGAGCAGCTGATTTTGAAGAGACTATGTTTCTTAAGTGTCATGTTTACTGCAGTTATGACAGTGGAAAACAGCAAAAATTTGAGCCACGACCATTTTTGATCTATGTGTTTGCAGTTGATGCTCAAGAGCTTGATTTTGGAAGAAGTTTGGTGGATTTGAGTCTCCTTATTCAGGAGTCCATAGAGAAAAGCGCTGAAGGTACACGAGTTCGACAATGGGACATGAGCTTCAATCTATCAGGGAAAGCGAAAGGAGGAGAACTTGTTCTGAAATTGGGATTTCAGATTATGGAGAAAGATGGGGGGGTTGGAATTTATAGTCAGTCTGAGGGATTGAAGTCCGGTAAATCTAAGAATTTCTCATCCTCTTTTGGCCGTAAGCAGTCGAAATCATCCTTTAGCATCCCCAGTCCAAGGATGTCAAGCCGATCAGAAACTTGGACTCCTTCACAGGGAGGAGCACCTGGAGATCTCCAAGGTATTGATGACTTGAATCTTGATGAACCTGCTCCAGTGCCTTCAACCTCTCCCTCTATTCAAAAGTCAGAAGAAACTGAATCAAAGATAGAAGATCTAGACGTTCTGGATTTTGATGTTGTGGACAAAGGAGTTGAGATCCAAGACAAAGAAGAGGCTGGCGAAGGAGAGATGGAAGAACGTGTTGATGAAAGGTCTGTGTCAAGTGAGGTTGTGAAGGAAGTTGTGCATGATCAGGTCCATCTTACAAGATTAACTGAGCTTGATTCCATTGCTCAGCAGATAAAAGCTCTTGAATCAATGATGGGGGGAGAAAAACTCAACAAAACAGAGGAAGAAACAGATGTGCCGAGACTGGATGCAGACGAAGAAACAGTGACTAGAGAATTTCTTCAGATGCTAGAGGCTGAAGATGATAATGAATTGAGATTCAATCAATCTGATATCCCACCTCTAAAGCTGGAAGGAGTTGAGGATTCTACAGAGGCAGATACCATGGTTTTTCTCCCAGATCTTGGAAAGGGCCTGGGCTGTGTGGTTCAGACCAGGGATGGAGGCTACTTAGCTGCCATGAATCCTCTAGATACTGCAGTAACAAGGAAGGACACCCCAAAACTTGCAATGCAGTTATCAAAAGCTTTAGTCCTTACCTCTCATAAATCCATGAATGGGTTCGAGTTATTTCAGAAGATGGCTGCAACTGGGCTTGAAGAACTCAGCTCAGAAATTTTATCTTCAATGCCCCTTGATGAACTTATAGGTAAGACCGCCGAACAGATAGCTTTTGAAGGCATTGCTTCAGCAATCATCCTCGGAAGGAACAAAGAAGGTGCTAGCTCAAGTGCTGCCCGTACTGTTGCTGCAGTTAAAACCATGGCAACTGCAATGAATACAGGCAGGAGGGAGAGAATCTCAACAGGAATATGGAATGTGAATGAAGACCCGTTGACAGTGGATGAGATTCTAGCATTCTCAATGCAGAAGATTGAGGCTATGGCAGTTGAAGCTCTGAAAATTCAGGCAGATATGGCTGAGGAAGATGCCCCGTTTGAAGTTTCTTCACTCGTTGGAAAAACAGCCACAACCAGTGGTAAAGATCAAAATCATCCCCTTGCCTCTGCCATTCCACTTGAGGAATGGATGAAAAATAGTAGTTTGAATACTTCTGATGGAGAATCTGAGAGCCAAACAACCCTCACATTAACAGTGGTTGTTCAGCTGCGGGATCCAGTAAGGCGATTTGAGTCAGTTGGGGGCCCAGTGATAGTGTTGATTCATGCAACACATGCTGATGTAAAGCCAAAAACATATGATGAAGACAAGAGATTCAAAGTCGCAAGTTTGCATATAGGAGGTCTGAAAGTTAAAAAGGGGGGTAAGAGGAATGTGTGGGATACCGAGAAGCAGACGCTGACAGCAATGCAGTGGCTGTTGGCATTCGGATTGGGGAAGgcaggaaaaaaaggaaaacatgtcCCCTCAAAAAGCCAGGATATATTATGGAGCATTTCCTCACGTGTAATGGCAGACATGTGGCTCAAATCAATGAGGAACCCAGACATAAAGTTCACTAAGTAA
- the LOC117907016 gene encoding pentatricopeptide repeat-containing protein At2g13600-like, with product MIVKFTWGILNRFSHISRPLIRHFSDQATLTTDPMFPQQSYMELSQKFYESMKECASLRSIPIARKLHAQLIFMGLKSSIFLQNHLLNMYSNCGLISDAYRVFGGIEFPNVYSWNTMISGFADSGQMREAEKLFEKMPERDSVSWNSMMSGYFHNGELEATIKVFVSMVRDCCCVPDPFSFSCVMKASGSLGYLKLALQLHGFAEKFDFGIDNCVETSVLDMYIKCGGMDFAQKAFCRTPNPSLFCWNSMIYGYSKYGSVKKALELFAKMPERDTVSWNTMISILSQHGFGAETLNTFLEMWNQGFRPNSMTYASVLSACTSIYDLEWGAHLHARIVRMEPRLDVYAGCGLIDMYAKCGCLESARQVFDGLTEHNAVSWTSLIGGVAQAGFQEEALVLFNQMREVPVASDQFTLATVLGVCLSQKDISIGEQLHAHTITHGLDSSVPVANALVTMYAKCGDVWKANHAFELMPIRDIISWTAMITAFSQAGDAEKAREYFDKMPERNVISWNSMLATYMQRGYWEEGLKVYIQMLREGVKTDWITFSTSISACADLAVLILGNQILAQAEKLGFSSNVSVANSVVTMYSRCGRIEEAQKMFSSIVMKNLVSWNAMMAGYAQNGQGRKVIEIFEKMLNMGNVPDQISYVSVLSGCSHSGLVSEGQYYFLSMTKDHGISPMSEHFVCMVDLLGRAGQLEQAKNLINQMPFKPNAAIWGALLAACRIHGNTKLAELAVKNLLELDAEGPGSYCLLANIYSESGKIQGVTNVRKLMRDKGVRKNPGCSWIEVDNRVHVFTVDDTNHPQIKDVHRMLEEIIKKIEEIKNYANVMNSGRSHNYHSEKLAVPLRLIRLPA from the coding sequence ATGATCGTCAAGTTCACATGGGGTATCTTGAACCGCTTTTCCCACATCTCTCGCCCACTGATTCGTCATTTCTCCGACCAAGCTACACTCACGACAGATCCCATGTTTCCACAACAATCCTACATGGAACTGTCCCAGAAATTTTACGAATCCATGAAAGAATGTGCATCGCTCCGGTCGATTCCCATTGCCCGGAAACTTCATGCCCAGCTCATATTTATGGGGCTGAAGTCTTCAATTTTCTTGCAAAATCATCTATTGAATATGTACTCCAATTGTGGATTGATTAGTGACGCTTATCGGGTTTTTGGTGGCATCGAGTTTCCTAATGTTTATAGTTGGAATACGATGATCAGTGGGTTTGCTGATTCGGGTCAGATGAGGGAAGCGGAGAAGTTGTTTGAGAAAATGCCCGAGAGAGACTCCGTTTCTTGGAACTCAATGATGTCGGGTTATTTTCATAATGGGGAACTGGAGGCTACTATAAAGGTTTTTGTTTCGATGGTTCGGGATTGTTGTTGCGTTCCTGACCCGTTTTCTTTCTCCTGTGTGATGAAGGCTTCTGGAAGCCTTGGATACTTGAAATTAGCTTTGCAATTGCATGGTTTTGCAgagaaatttgattttggaataGACAATTGTGTTGAAACTTCAGTTCTTGATATGTACATCAAGTGTGGTGGAATGGATTTCGCTCAGAAAGCGTTTTGTAGGACCCCGAATCCAAGTTTGTTTTGTTGGAATAGTATGATTTATGGTTATTCAAAATATGGCAGCGTTAAAAAGGCTCTTGAGTTGTTTGCTAAAATGCCTGAGCGCGACACTGTTTCTTGGAATACGATGATTTCAATCTTGTCGCAACATGGGTTTGGCGCTGAAACTCTTAATACGTTCCTTGAGATGTGGAACCAAGGTTTTAGACCTAATTCCATGACATATGCTAGTGTTCTTAGTGCGTGCACCAGCATTTATGATCTGGAATGGGGTGCACATCTGCATGCACGGATTGTTCGCATGGAACCACGTCTTGATGTGTATGCAGGTTGCGGTTTGATTGATATGTATGCAAAATGTGGATGCTTGGAATCTGCAAGGCAGGTATTTGATGGCTTAACTGAGCATAATGCAGTCTCTTGGACCTCTTTAATTGGGGGAGTTGCACAGGCTGGGTTTCAAGAAGAAGCTTTGGTATTATTTAATCAAATGAGAGAGGTGCCTGTGGCTTCGGATCAGTTCACTCTTGCAACTGTTCTTGGAGTTTGTTTGAGTCAAAAGGATATTTCTATTGGGGAACAGCTCCATGCACATACGATCACTCATGGACTGGATTCTTCTGTTCCTGTGGCAAATGCTCTTGTTACAATGTATGCGAAGTGTGGAGATGTTTGGAAAGCAAATCATGCATTTGAGTTGATGCCAATAAGAGATATAATTTCATGGACTGCAATGATTACTGCATTTTCTCAGGCTGGTGATGCTGAAAAAGCCCgagaatattttgataaaatgccAGAGCGGAATGTAATATCCTGGAACTCAATGTTAGCCACATATATGCAACGCGGGTACTGGGAAGAGGGTCTCAAAGTATACATCCAGATGCTAAGGGAAGGGGTTAAGACAGATTGGATCACTTTTTCAACTTCGATCAGTGCCTGTGCTGATTTGGCAGTACTCATACTTGGGAATCAAATTTTAGCTCAAGCTGAAAAACTAGGGTTCAGTTCTAATGTTTCAGTTGCAAATAGTGTTGTTACCATGTATTCAAGATGTGGGCGGATTGAAGAAGCACAGAAAATGTTTAGTTCAATTGTTATGAAGAATTTGGTTTCTTGGAATGCAATGATGGCAGGATATGCTCAAAATGGTCAAGGTCGGAAAGTTATCGAGATCTTTgagaaaatgttaaatatggGAAATGTGCCTGATCAGATAAGTTATGTATCTGTTCTTTCAGGTTGTAGCCATTCGGGACTTGTTTCAGAAGGGCAATATTACTTCCTGTCTATGACTAAAGATCATGGCATCTCTCCAATGAGCGAGCATTTTGTATGCATGGTAGATCTACTTGGCCGGGCTGGCCAGTTAGAGCAGGCTAAAAATTTGATCAATCAAATGCCCTTTAAACCGAATGCTGCCATTTGGGGAGCCCTGCTTGCTGCTTGCCGGATCCATGGCAATACAAAATTAGCAGAACTTGCAGTGAAGAATTTGCTTGAGTTGGATGCAGAAGGACCTGGAAGTTATTGTCTTCTAGCCAATATATATTCGGAGTCTGGAAAGATACAAGGTGTTACAAATGTGAGAAAACTGATGAGAGACAAAGGAGTCCGGAAGAATCCTGGTTGTAGCTGGATTGAGGTTGATAATAGGGTACATGTCTTTACTGTAGATGACACAAATCATCCACAAATCAAGGATGTCCATAGAATGTTAGAGGAGATTATAAAGAAGatagaagaaattaaaaactatgCCAATGTGATGAATTCTGGCAGATCTCATAATTACCATAGTGAGAAGCTTGCTGTGCCACTTCGATTGATTAGGTTGCCTGCTTGA
- the LOC117906774 gene encoding monosaccharide-sensing protein 2-like: MNGAVLVAIAAAIGNFLQGWDNATIAGAIVYIKKELDLESTVEGLVVAMSLIGATLVTTCSGAISDWIGRRPMLIVSSMLYFISGLIMLWSPNVYVLLIARLLDGFGIGLAVTLVPIYISETAPADIRGSLNTLPQFTGSGGMFLSYCMVFGMSLLSSPSWRLMLGILSIPSLLYFALTVFYLPESPRWLVSKGRMVEAKKVLQRLRGREDVSAEMALLVEGLGIGGETSIEEYIIGPTGELTEDQDPDAVKDQIKLYGPEAGLSWVAKPVPGGQSTLSLVSRQGSLATQTLPLMDPLVTLFGSVHEKLPETGSMRSMLFPNFGSMFSTADPQIKTEQWDEESLQREGEDYASDGGGDSDHDLHSPLISRQTSSMEKDMVPPPSHSSIMSMRRHSSLMQGTAGEAAGGMGIGGGWQLAWKWSEREGEDGKKEGGFKRIYLHEEGVPGSRRGSLVSLPGGDVPAEGDYIQAAALVSQPALYSKELMDQDPVGPAMVHPAETASRGPMWAALLEPGVKHALFVGAGIQILQQFSGINGVLYYTPQILEEAGVEVLLESLGLGTESASFLISAFTTLLMLPCIVVAMKLMDIVGRRRLLLTTIPVLIVTLLVLVIGDLVTTTTVIHAAISTACVIIYFCCFVSAYGPIPNILCSEIFPTRVRGLCIAICALVYWIGDIIVTYTLPVMLTSIGLTGIFGIYAVVCVISWVFVFLKVPETKGMPLEVIAEFFAVGARQVTAAKND; the protein is encoded by the exons ATGAACGGAGCTGTGCTAGTGGCTATTGCAGCCGCGATTGGTAACTTTCTGCAAGGATGGGATAATGCTACTATTGCAG GGGCTATTGTTTACATAAAGAAGGAGCTTGATTTGGAAAGCACTGTAGAAGGGCTTGTTGTGGCTATGTCCCTCATTGGAGCCACATTGGTCACAACATGCTCAGGAGCCATATCGGATTGGATTGGTCGGCGTCCAATGTTAATAGTCTCATCAATGCTTTATTTTATCAGTGGTTTGATAATGTTATGGTCACCAAATGTCTATGTTCTACTTATAGCTAGGTTACTTGATGGATTTGGAATTGGTCTAGCAGTTACTCTTGTTCCCATTTATATATCTGAGACTGCCCCAGCAGATATAAGGGGATCATTAAATACTCTTCCACAATTCACTGGTTCTGGTGGAATGTTTTTATCATACTGCATGGTTTTTGGGATGTCATTGTTAAGCTCACCAAGCTGGAGGTTAATGCTTGGGATTCTTTCAATTCCATCCCttctttattttgctttgaCAGTATTTTACTTGCCCGAATCCCCACGGTGGCTTGTAAGTAAAGGAAGGATGGTTGAGGCTAAAAAGGTTCTTCAAAGATTACGTGGCAGGGAAGATGTTTCAG CTGAAATGGCTTTGCTGGTTGAGGGTCTTGGGATTGGGGGTGAAACATCCATAGAAGAGTACATAATAGGGCCAACTGGTGAGCTTACTGAAGATCAGGATCCAGATGCTGTGAAAGACCAAATCAAGTTATATGGACCTGAAGCTGGCCTCTCCTGGGTTGCCAAACCTGTTCCTGGTGGACAGAGTACCCTTAGTCTTGTGTCTCGCCAAGGAAGCTTGGCAACCCAGACTCTGCCTCTTATGGATCCTCTCGTCACTCTGTTCGGTAGTGTCCATGAAAAGCTCCCTGAAACAGGAAGTATGCGAAGCATGCTTTTTCCCAATTTTGGCAGCATGTTCAGTACAGCAGATCCTCAGATTAAAACTGAACAGTGGGATGAAGAGAGCCTACAGCGGGAAGGTGAAGACTACGCATCAGATGGTGGGGGAGACTCTGACCATGATTTGCATAGTCCATTAATATCTCGCCAGACAAGCAGCATGGAAAAGGACATGGTGCCCCCTCCTTCCCATAGCAGCATAATGAGCATGAGGCGTCATAGCAGTCTGATGCAAGGAACTGCTGGTGAGGCAGCTGGTGGTATGGGAATTGGTGGTGGTTGGCAGTTGGCATGGAAATGGTCTGAGAGAGAAGGTGAAGATGGAAAGAAGGAAGGAGGatttaaaaggatttatttGCATGAGGAGGGAGTCCCCGGATCCCGACGTGGGTCTCTTGTTTCACTTCCTGGTGGAGATGTTCCTGCAGAGGGCGATTATATCCAGGCTGCTGCTCTAGTGAGTCAGCCTGCTCTTTACTCTAAGGAGCTTATGGATCAGGATCCAGTTGGACCTGCAATGGTTCACCCAGCTGAAACTGCTTCAAGAGGGCCAATGTGGGCTGCTCTTCTTGAACCAGGAGTCAAGCATGCATTGTTTGTTGGGGCCGGAATTCAGATACTTCAGCAG TTCTCTGGCATCAATGGAGTTTTGTACTACACTCCCCAGATTCTTGAGGAGGCAGGTGTTGAAGTTCTTCTCGAGAGCTTGGGGCTTGGTACGGAGTCTGCATCGTTCCTTATCAGTGCATTCACAACCCTCTTGATGCTTCCTTGTATAGTCGTCGCCATGAAGCTCATGGATATTGTCGGCAGAAG GCGCCTGCTGCTCACTACAATTCCTGTGCTGATCGTCACACTTCTCGTCCTAGTCATCGGCGACCTTGTGACCACGACCACAGTGATCCATGCAGCGATCTCTACTGCATGTGTTATCATCTATTTCTGCTGTTTTGTGTCGGCGTATGGACCAATCCCTAACATCCTCTGCTCTGAGATCTTCCCCACAAGGGTCCGAGGCCTGTGCATTGCCATATGCGCGCTAGTTTACTGGATTGGGGACATCATCGTCACCTATACGTTACCGGTGATGCTGACTTCAATCGGGTTGACGGGTATCTTTGGAATTTATGCAGTTGTGTGTGTGATTTCTTGGGTGTTTGTGTTCTTGAAGGTGCCCGAGACAAAAGGCATGCCACTTGAAGTGATTGCTGAGTTCTTTGCAGTTGGAGCAAGGCAGGTTACTGCAGCAAAGAATGACTGA
- the LOC117905317 gene encoding protein MULTIPLE CHLOROPLAST DIVISION SITE 1, with the protein MALVWNPQFHSISSQPSICGWKHGISSNILELRRELGLRYSRYNWVQQRTARSFLFRALSKSANSDEDKVVKTETEIDGWKNSIGKLQETIKSFPPVVFVMKKDVGINLAIGLCVATTILVVAVRVYVARKVSSSRPGSVADLVRRGQLRSDRRGISSPLKYEDPFNNPLVKVGKSNSTVEMCGKVYRLAPVTLTKEQQAIHQKRRSRAYQWKRPTMFLKEGDSIPSDVDPDTVRWIPANHPFATTASEIDEGLAQNNVYQKHGVPFRIQAEHEALQRKLEALQSEQKLNKLVIDPTNAKDFERPFKHLKSHEQAGQGPSNRIGSDSSPEETQKP; encoded by the exons ATGGCATTAGTTTGGAATCCACaatttcattccatttcttCTCAG CCCTCAATCTGCGGTTGGAAGCATGGGATTTCTTCAAACATACTTGAACTTAGAAGAGAATTGGGGTTAAGATATAGTCGCTATAACTGGGTTCAACAAAGGACGGCTCGAAGTTTTCTGTTCAGAGCCTTAAGCAAGTCTGCGAATTCTGATGAAGATAAAGTTGTTAAAACCGAGACAGAAATCGATGGTTGGAAAAACTCAATTGGAAAACTTCAAGAAACGATTAAATCTTTTCCTCCTGTTGTGTTTGTG ATGAAAAAGGATGTGGGAATAAATTTGGCCATTGGATTATGTGTTGCAACAACAATTTTGGTTGTTGCCGTCAGAGTATATGTGGCAAGGAAGGTGAGTAGCAGCCGTCCTGGTTCTGTTGCCGATCTTGTCAGACGTGGTCAGCTGAGATCTGATAGAAGAGGCAT CTCAAGTCCTCTCAAGTATGAAGACCCATTTAATAACCCATTGGTGAAAGTTGGTAAGAGCAATTCCACAGTAGAAATGTGTGGAAAGGTGTATCGGTTGGCGCCGGTGACTCTTACAAAAGAGCAGCAAGCAATCCACCAGAAAAGGAGGTCACGAGCATATCAGTGGAAGAGACCAACCATGTTTCTTAAAGAAGGAGACTCAATACCTTCCGATGTTGACCCTGATACAGTCAGGTGGATTCCTGCAAATCATCCTTTTGCTACCACTGCTAGTGAAATTGATGAGGGCTTGGCTCAAAACAATGTCTATCAAAAGCATGGTGTTCCATTCCGTATTCAGGCTGAACATGAGGCACTGCAGAGAAAGCTGGAAGCACTCCAGAGT GAGCAAAAGCTCAATAAATTAGTTATTGATCCCACAAATGCTAAAGATTTTGAGAGACCATTCAAACATTTAAAGTCACACGAGCAGGCAGGACAGGGCCCCTCTAATCGCATAGGGAGTGATTCTTCCCCGGAGGAAACGCAGAAACCCTAA
- the LOC117905994 gene encoding RING-H2 finger protein ATL8 isoform X2: MTHPSRFLGGVNSSATASTESAAVDSDFVVILAALLCALICVLGLVAVARCAWLRRISGAANLPGGSAPQTPANKGLKKKILRSLPKVTYAAETAGNLTDCAICLTEFVGGDEIRVLPQCGHGFHVGCIDTWLGSHCSCPSCRQILVVARCQKCGGVPASSSSTGAETESRLKEREDDVNREAFDCAPRNREKECSGDGSCKWSRWFLLLHLRSRLGLLREWPFS; the protein is encoded by the exons ATGACTCATCCGTCTAGATTCCTCGGCGGCGTCAACTCCTCGGCGACCGCATCAACTGAGTCCGCCGCCGTCGACTCCGACTTCGTCGTCATCCTCGCCGCGCTCCTCTGCGCCCTAATCTGCGTCCTCGGCCTCGTTGCAGTAGCTCGCTGCGCCTGGCTCCGCCGGATCTCCGGCGCAGCGAACCTCCCGGGCGGTTCCGCTCCTCAAACTCCGGCCAACAAAGGCTTGAAGAAGAAGATCCTCCGATCCCTCCCGAAGGTTACCTACGCGGCCGAGACCGCCGGAAACCTAACGGACTGCGCTATCTGCTTGACTGAATTCGTCGGAGGAGACGAAATCCGAGTGCTGCCGCAGTGCGGGCACGGGTTCCACGTCGGATGCATCGACACATGGCTAGGATCTCATTGTTCTTGCCCTTCGTGCAGGCAGATTCTGGTTGTTGCCAGATGTCAGAAGTGTGGAGGAGTTCCAGCAAGCTCCAGCAGCACCGGAGCTGAGACGGAGTCCAGATTGAAGGAGAGAGAAGACGATGTGAATAG AGAAGCATTTGACTGCGCCCCACGGAATCGAGAAAAGGAATGCAGCGGTGATGGGTCCTGTAAATGGAGTCGGTGGTTTCTCCTTCTCCATCTGCGTTCACGCCTTGGGCTCTTGCG agaatggCCTTTCTCCTAG
- the LOC117905994 gene encoding RING-H2 finger protein ATL8 isoform X1, which produces MTHPSRFLGGVNSSATASTESAAVDSDFVVILAALLCALICVLGLVAVARCAWLRRISGAANLPGGSAPQTPANKGLKKKILRSLPKVTYAAETAGNLTDCAICLTEFVGGDEIRVLPQCGHGFHVGCIDTWLGSHCSCPSCRQILVVARCQKCGGVPASSSSTGAETESRLKEREDDVNREAFDCAPRNREKECSGDGSCKWSRWFLLLHLRSRLGLLRCVFLSPLNTTADSALLFFFIFSFFMSIC; this is translated from the exons ATGACTCATCCGTCTAGATTCCTCGGCGGCGTCAACTCCTCGGCGACCGCATCAACTGAGTCCGCCGCCGTCGACTCCGACTTCGTCGTCATCCTCGCCGCGCTCCTCTGCGCCCTAATCTGCGTCCTCGGCCTCGTTGCAGTAGCTCGCTGCGCCTGGCTCCGCCGGATCTCCGGCGCAGCGAACCTCCCGGGCGGTTCCGCTCCTCAAACTCCGGCCAACAAAGGCTTGAAGAAGAAGATCCTCCGATCCCTCCCGAAGGTTACCTACGCGGCCGAGACCGCCGGAAACCTAACGGACTGCGCTATCTGCTTGACTGAATTCGTCGGAGGAGACGAAATCCGAGTGCTGCCGCAGTGCGGGCACGGGTTCCACGTCGGATGCATCGACACATGGCTAGGATCTCATTGTTCTTGCCCTTCGTGCAGGCAGATTCTGGTTGTTGCCAGATGTCAGAAGTGTGGAGGAGTTCCAGCAAGCTCCAGCAGCACCGGAGCTGAGACGGAGTCCAGATTGAAGGAGAGAGAAGACGATGTGAATAG AGAAGCATTTGACTGCGCCCCACGGAATCGAGAAAAGGAATGCAGCGGTGATGGGTCCTGTAAATGGAGTCGGTGGTTTCTCCTTCTCCATCTGCGTTCACGCCTTGGGCTCTTGCGGTGCGTATTCTTATCCCCATTGAACACCACTGCCGACTCCgccctccttttcttttttatttttagtttctttatgTCAATTTGCTAA
- the LOC117905994 gene encoding RING-H2 finger protein ATL80 isoform X3, translating to MTHPSRFLGGVNSSATASTESAAVDSDFVVILAALLCALICVLGLVAVARCAWLRRISGAANLPGGSAPQTPANKGLKKKILRSLPKVTYAAETAGNLTDCAICLTEFVGGDEIRVLPQCGHGFHVGCIDTWLGSHCSCPSCRQILVVARCQKCGGVPASSSSTGAETESRLKEREDDVNSFVVE from the exons ATGACTCATCCGTCTAGATTCCTCGGCGGCGTCAACTCCTCGGCGACCGCATCAACTGAGTCCGCCGCCGTCGACTCCGACTTCGTCGTCATCCTCGCCGCGCTCCTCTGCGCCCTAATCTGCGTCCTCGGCCTCGTTGCAGTAGCTCGCTGCGCCTGGCTCCGCCGGATCTCCGGCGCAGCGAACCTCCCGGGCGGTTCCGCTCCTCAAACTCCGGCCAACAAAGGCTTGAAGAAGAAGATCCTCCGATCCCTCCCGAAGGTTACCTACGCGGCCGAGACCGCCGGAAACCTAACGGACTGCGCTATCTGCTTGACTGAATTCGTCGGAGGAGACGAAATCCGAGTGCTGCCGCAGTGCGGGCACGGGTTCCACGTCGGATGCATCGACACATGGCTAGGATCTCATTGTTCTTGCCCTTCGTGCAGGCAGATTCTGGTTGTTGCCAGATGTCAGAAGTGTGGAGGAGTTCCAGCAAGCTCCAGCAGCACCGGAGCTGAGACGGAGTCCAGATTGAAGGAGAGAGAAGACGATGTGAATAG CTTTGTTGTGGAATGA